The following are encoded in a window of Thalassotalea insulae genomic DNA:
- a CDS encoding chaperone NapD has translation MPEQRYAETANEYHVASFVAHAQPQYIKQLTADIKNSEGAEIHAISDEGKIVFTIEAPSQKKIAMLIDQLKHHIGLFSLSPVYHQFLTEEQSAESKEVNI, from the coding sequence ATGCCTGAACAACGCTATGCAGAAACTGCTAACGAATATCATGTCGCCAGCTTTGTTGCTCACGCGCAACCTCAGTATATCAAGCAGCTAACAGCAGATATTAAAAACAGCGAAGGTGCAGAAATACATGCCATCAGCGATGAAGGAAAAATCGTATTCACTATCGAGGCACCGAGCCAGAAAAAAATCGCAATGTTAATCGATCAATTAAAACACCATATCGGGTTATTCAGCTTGTCACCGGTATACCATCAATTTTTAACAGAAGAACAATCAGCAGAAAGCAAAGAGGTGAACATATGA
- the napF gene encoding ferredoxin-type protein NapF → MSQQLENPSRRRLFRGKLAPPAPKLRLPWIKSEQHFTEHCTQCGDCLAACETKILIKDEAGFPTVDFNLDECTFCGQCQVSCQQPLFIDKQQQDNGKQSPWLAKLTIDNQCLAQNNILCQSCQDVCDTNAITFDFSRRSVPAPEVDLSACNQCGACISTCPQQAIELTPKTVEVNYA, encoded by the coding sequence ATGAGCCAACAGCTCGAAAACCCTAGTAGACGCAGACTCTTTAGAGGTAAACTGGCTCCGCCAGCGCCTAAACTTCGTTTACCCTGGATCAAAAGCGAACAACACTTTACCGAACATTGCACCCAATGTGGTGACTGCCTAGCAGCCTGTGAAACTAAAATCTTAATCAAAGACGAAGCAGGTTTTCCAACCGTAGATTTTAATCTGGATGAATGTACCTTCTGTGGTCAGTGTCAAGTAAGTTGTCAGCAGCCCTTATTTATTGACAAACAGCAACAAGATAACGGCAAACAGTCTCCTTGGCTGGCAAAACTTACCATAGATAATCAATGCCTTGCGCAAAATAACATTCTTTGTCAAAGCTGTCAGGATGTTTGTGACACTAACGCCATCACCTTTGATTTTAGTCGTCGCAGTGTCCCAGCTCCTGAAGTGGACTTATCCGCCTGTAATCAATGTGGTGCCTGTATCAGTACCTGCCCACAACAAGCTATTGAACTTACACCAAAAACAGTAGAGGTCAATTATGCCTGA
- the napE gene encoding periplasmic nitrate reductase, NapE protein codes for MSDNNNPEQVKKYEKNTFIFLAVFLAPILSIIIVGGFGFAVWISQMLFGPPTS; via the coding sequence ATGAGTGACAATAATAATCCTGAGCAAGTGAAAAAGTATGAAAAAAATACTTTTATCTTTCTTGCGGTGTTTCTAGCACCAATCCTATCAATCATTATTGTCGGTGGTTTTGGCTTTGCAGTTTGGATAAGCCAAATGCTTTTCGGCCCACCAACATCTTAA
- a CDS encoding GNAT family N-acetyltransferase has translation MHPLPFQRWLDTLRQRLVIQQHRCLVVLHGELCWSNQMIKPLLTSSEQQQGRLSNRAIAYGKQFTAEPALVIANYRHHLGSENDLVFFADADFHPDAFAALSGTIKAGGVMLWLCPPVLIKEQNNLFIQRIWQQVTADDNTLVINEQDECLPDLALLFNGVAELSEPNYHHHDCTTPAQFSAVQAIEKVATGHRNRPLVLTADRGRGKSSALAIAVANLLQSTKEHSGLTVLVTAPHSDAVKVFFAQLQHSCPLGTLAGSSFCFHQHQVQFIAVDNLVHQLPSAHLLLVDEAAGIPVYLLAQFVENYHRIVFCSTVHGYEGAGRGFSVKFKQLLAQKAPEFKQLHLHQPIRWQQNDPLEQLIFNSFLLAGYQNDGNNQDESLAQVNLTSRMLSQQQLFNDEALLQQVFNVLVRAHYQTTPSDLKLLLNNNSLRIFATFAGSQCIAVALAMVEGVVEHAEIKQVAQSQKRLKNHFLPQSLYLHANCQQAFEYSYLRVMRIAVVEQFQQQGIGLGLLTQVQQYAQQQDIAILGTSFGANHSLLQFWHKANYQVVRIGFSRDKASGEHSALLLQPLNSAARGLFEPLQQEFYRQFSFLLNDQFQWLPYQLVYQLLKQCPETLAPQLTTYDQQVIANFIEQRSLYDNCAYSLHLGLLARLNQSRDKIAPQVLDLLVSRILQKQRVTDICQRLGFTGKKQFNQALISGVKQLMG, from the coding sequence TTGCATCCTTTACCTTTTCAGCGCTGGCTTGATACGTTACGTCAAAGATTAGTGATACAACAACATCGTTGTCTGGTCGTGTTACATGGTGAGCTTTGTTGGTCAAATCAAATGATAAAACCGCTGTTGACCAGTTCTGAGCAACAACAGGGGCGTTTATCAAATCGGGCGATAGCTTATGGCAAGCAATTTACTGCAGAACCTGCGTTAGTGATAGCAAATTATCGTCATCATCTTGGCAGTGAAAATGATCTGGTATTTTTTGCCGATGCCGACTTTCATCCTGATGCGTTTGCTGCATTAAGTGGTACAATTAAAGCAGGTGGTGTGATGTTGTGGTTATGTCCGCCGGTGCTCATTAAAGAGCAAAATAACTTGTTTATTCAGCGTATTTGGCAACAAGTGACAGCTGATGACAATACGTTAGTGATAAATGAACAGGATGAGTGTTTACCTGATTTAGCGCTGTTATTTAATGGTGTAGCTGAATTAAGCGAACCTAATTACCATCACCATGATTGTACTACACCAGCGCAATTTAGCGCCGTTCAGGCGATAGAAAAAGTTGCTACTGGTCATCGAAACCGTCCGTTGGTATTAACGGCTGACCGTGGACGTGGTAAGTCTTCCGCATTGGCGATAGCAGTTGCGAATTTACTGCAAAGTACGAAAGAACATAGCGGCTTAACGGTTTTAGTGACGGCACCGCACAGTGATGCAGTTAAGGTATTTTTTGCCCAGTTACAACATTCTTGCCCACTAGGGACACTTGCAGGCAGCAGTTTTTGTTTTCATCAGCATCAAGTGCAGTTTATTGCCGTCGATAATCTAGTGCACCAGCTACCAAGTGCTCACTTATTATTAGTCGATGAGGCAGCGGGTATTCCTGTTTATTTATTGGCTCAGTTTGTCGAGAACTATCATCGTATTGTCTTTTGTTCAACCGTACATGGTTATGAAGGGGCAGGCCGGGGCTTTAGCGTTAAGTTTAAGCAATTGCTGGCACAAAAAGCGCCTGAGTTTAAACAATTGCACCTCCATCAGCCAATTCGTTGGCAACAAAATGATCCGTTAGAACAGTTAATATTTAACAGCTTTTTATTGGCGGGATACCAGAATGACGGGAATAACCAAGATGAAAGTTTAGCTCAAGTCAATTTAACGAGCCGGATGTTATCTCAACAGCAATTGTTTAACGATGAAGCCTTGTTACAGCAAGTTTTTAATGTTTTGGTCAGAGCCCATTATCAGACAACTCCCAGTGATTTAAAGCTACTGCTTAATAATAATTCTTTGAGAATATTTGCTACTTTTGCTGGTAGTCAGTGCATTGCTGTTGCCTTAGCTATGGTCGAAGGTGTGGTTGAGCATGCGGAAATTAAGCAAGTTGCGCAATCACAAAAGCGGCTGAAAAATCACTTTCTACCTCAATCATTATATTTACATGCTAATTGTCAACAGGCATTTGAATACTCATACCTGAGAGTAATGCGTATTGCTGTAGTTGAGCAATTTCAGCAGCAGGGGATTGGGCTGGGTTTATTAACGCAAGTGCAACAGTATGCGCAGCAACAAGATATTGCCATATTAGGGACTAGTTTTGGTGCGAATCATTCATTATTGCAATTTTGGCATAAGGCAAATTATCAAGTAGTGCGCATAGGGTTTAGTCGTGATAAAGCTAGTGGTGAGCACTCTGCCTTGTTATTACAGCCGTTAAATTCAGCAGCAAGGGGGTTATTTGAGCCGTTACAGCAAGAGTTTTACCGACAATTTTCTTTTTTGTTAAATGATCAGTTTCAGTGGTTACCGTATCAATTGGTGTATCAGTTATTAAAGCAGTGCCCAGAAACGTTGGCACCACAGTTAACAACTTATGATCAACAAGTTATCGCTAATTTTATTGAGCAACGCAGTCTTTATGATAATTGTGCCTATAGCTTACATTTGGGGTTACTTGCCAGATTGAATCAGAGTCGTGACAAGATCGCGCCCCAGGTGCTGGATTTACTCGTGAGCCGAATTTTACAAAAGCAGCGGGTGACAGATATCTGTCAACGGCTTGGCTTTACGGGTAAAAAGCAGTTTAATCAGGCATTAATAAGCGGGGTTAAACAGTTAATGGGTTAG
- a CDS encoding ABC transporter ATP-binding protein: protein MHSSVIDVENLTKIYQDVRAVDGINFSIKQGQCFGLLGPNGAGKTTTIEIMEGIILPTSGQVNYYGKPAQADIAQQIGIQFQHTALQDFLTVKETLDLFTSFYSKTLPHQTLIELCDLGDFLDRDNRLLSGGQRQRLLLALALINDPDIVFLDEPTTGLDPQARRNFWQLIENIKANNKTIILTTHYMDEAEQLCDEVVIMDRGKIIESGQPHQLLNKHFTDVFIYLPLAQLPVALIEQHKWRILGERVEIATQHVEATLSLLIAEQVSLEGLHVKSANLDDLFLKLTGHSLRE, encoded by the coding sequence TTGCACAGTTCAGTTATTGATGTAGAAAACTTAACTAAGATTTATCAAGATGTTAGAGCGGTTGACGGCATTAATTTTTCTATTAAGCAGGGCCAATGTTTTGGCTTGTTAGGGCCTAATGGCGCCGGTAAAACCACCACTATAGAAATTATGGAAGGCATTATTCTGCCAACGTCTGGTCAGGTTAACTATTATGGCAAGCCAGCGCAGGCGGATATTGCCCAACAGATCGGCATCCAGTTCCAGCATACGGCATTACAAGATTTTTTAACGGTGAAAGAGACCTTAGATTTATTTACGTCTTTTTACAGTAAAACATTGCCACATCAAACGCTGATTGAATTATGCGATCTTGGTGATTTTCTTGATCGGGATAATCGTTTGCTCTCTGGTGGCCAGCGACAGCGTTTATTATTGGCATTAGCACTGATTAACGATCCTGATATCGTCTTTCTGGATGAACCGACAACCGGGCTTGATCCACAGGCCAGACGAAATTTTTGGCAGCTCATTGAAAACATTAAGGCTAATAATAAAACCATTATTTTAACCACGCATTATATGGATGAAGCGGAGCAATTGTGTGATGAAGTGGTGATCATGGACAGAGGTAAAATTATTGAAAGCGGCCAACCACATCAACTACTGAATAAACATTTTACCGATGTCTTTATTTATTTACCGTTAGCGCAATTACCAGTGGCGTTAATTGAACAGCATAAGTGGCGTATCCTTGGTGAACGGGTGGAAATAGCGACTCAGCATGTCGAAGCAACCCTCTCTTTATTAATTGCTGAGCAGGTATCGCTAGAAGGTTTGCATGTAAAGTCGGCTAATTTAGATGATTTGTTTTTAAAGTTGACCGGGCATTCATTGAGAGAATAA
- a CDS encoding ABC transporter permease, producing the protein MNLKRFLAVVKARNIEFFRDKSSLGWSLAFPVLIIIAMSFIFSGNGKSAYKVGVMQLIEISSPFLETKYIDFVSYQDVDKAKIKLSQHNIDMLIDFSTQHYWVNRDSPKGYFVEKLFLAQHPDFTSLKIEGQKIRYVDWVLPGVLGMNMMFSCLFGVGYVIVRYRKNAVLKRLKATPLSAFEFVSAQLFSRMFIVMFTSSLVYVGCNFFFDFYMLGSYLDLFLVGVLGAFSLISLGLLVACKSKSEELIGGLLNLTSWPMMILSGVWFSLEGAPEGLKTFAEFLPLTHLVAGARQVITEGATLADISYHLGVLAVMSLLFLSLGAYFFNWNAER; encoded by the coding sequence ATGAATTTGAAACGATTTTTAGCGGTAGTAAAAGCACGTAATATAGAATTTTTCAGGGATAAATCATCACTTGGTTGGAGTCTGGCATTTCCAGTACTGATTATTATTGCAATGTCTTTTATTTTTTCCGGCAATGGTAAGTCAGCCTATAAAGTGGGAGTGATGCAGTTAATAGAAATTAGCTCGCCATTTCTTGAAACGAAATATATTGATTTTGTTAGTTATCAGGATGTCGATAAAGCGAAGATCAAACTTTCGCAGCATAATATCGATATGTTGATTGATTTTTCCACTCAGCATTATTGGGTCAATCGGGACTCGCCAAAGGGCTACTTTGTTGAAAAATTATTTTTAGCTCAGCACCCTGATTTCACTTCATTGAAAATTGAAGGGCAGAAAATTCGTTATGTCGACTGGGTTCTGCCGGGGGTACTTGGTATGAATATGATGTTCAGCTGCTTATTTGGCGTTGGCTATGTCATAGTTCGTTATCGAAAAAATGCAGTATTAAAGCGGCTAAAAGCCACACCATTATCGGCATTTGAATTTGTCAGCGCTCAGCTGTTTTCACGGATGTTTATCGTGATGTTTACCAGCAGCTTGGTATATGTCGGCTGTAACTTCTTTTTTGATTTCTACATGTTGGGCAGTTACCTCGACTTATTTCTGGTAGGTGTGCTTGGCGCCTTTAGTCTGATTTCGCTTGGTTTATTAGTGGCGTGTAAAAGTAAGAGTGAGGAGCTTATCGGCGGCTTATTAAATTTAACGTCCTGGCCGATGATGATCTTATCTGGTGTCTGGTTTAGTTTAGAAGGAGCACCTGAGGGATTAAAAACATTTGCTGAATTTTTGCCGTTAACTCATTTAGTTGCTGGAGCCCGACAAGTGATCACTGAAGGAGCAACATTGGCAGATATTAGTTACCACCTAGGCGTATTAGCGGTAATGTCGTTGTTATTTTTATCATTAGGGGCGTATTTCTTTAATTGGAATGCAGAACGCTAG
- a CDS encoding branched-chain amino acid aminotransferase, translating into MSAFGTVFMPEMAISWFDGSTWSEHEMVSSNSIQLHPGAHVLHYSSTCFEGLKAFRHQDGSIKIFRMDKNLARFAQSARLLDLPAIDQEATAQMITSSVAHFADEVPAPPGSMYIRPTHFGTEPAIGKAAVPSMTSVQYILLSPVGDYFAGGDTCLRVLVDEKGMRCAPHNGMIKSGGNYASALRPIMDARAKYKADQVLFCPGGDVQETGAANFLLIDGDEIITKDLDESFLHGVTRDSILTLARDMGLKVSERALTVEELMERAAKPGCEAALSGTAAVLTPVGTLIHNDKEFKVGSGAVGNTTVMLRKALNDIQWGNSEDKHGWLTDVTAK; encoded by the coding sequence ATGTCTGCATTTGGTACCGTTTTTATGCCTGAAATGGCAATTTCCTGGTTTGATGGCTCTACATGGAGTGAGCATGAGATGGTCTCAAGCAATAGCATACAATTGCATCCGGGAGCACATGTTTTACATTATTCAAGCACTTGTTTTGAAGGCTTAAAAGCATTCCGTCATCAAGATGGCTCGATTAAAATTTTCCGCATGGATAAAAACTTAGCGCGCTTTGCTCAAAGTGCTCGTTTACTGGATCTACCAGCCATTGATCAAGAGGCTACCGCGCAAATGATCACATCAAGTGTTGCTCATTTTGCCGATGAAGTACCTGCGCCTCCTGGGTCAATGTATATTCGTCCAACCCACTTTGGTACTGAGCCTGCTATAGGTAAGGCCGCGGTACCTTCGATGACATCAGTACAATATATATTACTTTCTCCTGTTGGCGATTACTTTGCTGGTGGCGATACTTGTTTACGCGTGTTGGTCGATGAAAAAGGCATGCGCTGCGCGCCTCATAACGGCATGATCAAAAGTGGCGGTAATTATGCCAGCGCCCTACGCCCAATTATGGATGCCCGTGCTAAATATAAAGCCGATCAAGTGCTGTTCTGTCCAGGTGGTGATGTACAAGAAACGGGTGCAGCTAACTTTCTTTTAATTGACGGTGATGAGATCATTACTAAAGACCTTGATGAAAGCTTCTTACATGGTGTAACTCGAGATTCAATTCTGACCTTAGCACGAGATATGGGCTTAAAAGTTTCAGAACGTGCATTAACTGTTGAAGAGTTAATGGAAAGAGCTGCTAAACCGGGCTGTGAAGCAGCTTTGTCAGGTACCGCTGCGGTATTAACACCCGTTGGTACTTTGATCCATAATGACAAAGAATTCAAAGTAGGCAGTGGCGCAGTAGGCAACACTACCGTGATGTTGCGAAAAGCATTAAATGATATTCAATGGGGTAACAGTGAAGATAAGCACGGCTGGCTTACCGACGTAACCGCTAAATAA
- a CDS encoding DUF4202 domain-containing protein, with amino-acid sequence MSCQQVLDAIDHINQQDPNTTLVNNIEQPKELVYGHYMSACLEKYWPDANELLQIAVRAQHIKRWHIARSEYPSGKQGYLTWRKALGKFHAETTKELMIKHGYSEQDAEQTSAIIRKEQLKKNTDSQTLEDVACLVFLQHYFEEFAAKHSEEKIIRILQLTWRKMSERGHEIALRLPLPAHLAKLVEQALN; translated from the coding sequence ATGAGCTGTCAGCAAGTACTGGATGCTATTGATCACATTAATCAACAAGATCCAAATACAACATTAGTGAATAATATCGAGCAACCGAAAGAGTTAGTCTACGGTCATTATATGAGTGCCTGTTTAGAAAAGTACTGGCCTGACGCAAATGAATTATTGCAAATTGCGGTGCGCGCACAGCATATTAAGCGCTGGCATATTGCTCGTAGTGAATACCCATCAGGTAAGCAAGGCTATTTAACCTGGCGTAAAGCGCTGGGAAAATTTCATGCCGAAACCACTAAAGAACTCATGATCAAACATGGTTATAGTGAGCAGGATGCAGAACAAACCTCAGCAATCATACGGAAAGAGCAATTAAAAAAGAACACTGATAGCCAAACCTTGGAAGATGTCGCCTGCTTAGTATTTTTACAACATTATTTTGAAGAGTTTGCCGCTAAACATAGCGAAGAAAAAATCATTCGAATTTTGCAGCTCACCTGGCGAAAAATGTCAGAGCGTGGGCATGAAATTGCGTTACGCTTACCATTACCCGCACATTTAGCTAAACTGGTTGAACAGGCACTTAACTAA
- a CDS encoding CTP synthase, which yields MTTRYIFVTGGVVSSLGKGIAAASLAAILEARGLKVTMLKLDPYINVDPGTMSPIQHGEVFVTEDGAETDLDLGHYERFIRTKMTKRNNFTTGLIYQDILARERRGEFLGATIQVIPHITNDIKRRVIEGAEGYDVAMVEIGGTVGDIESQPFLEAIRQLGTELGRERAMFMHLTLVPYLAASGEIKTKPTQHSVKELRSIGIFPDILVCRSEGVIPANERAKIALFTNVAERAVVAMRDVDSIYKIPALLKSQGTDELVCKRFGLDLPEADLSEWERVLYQEANPKGEVVIGMVGKYIELPDAYKSVNEALKHAGLKNQVNVKIQYVDSQDIEAKGIEKLANLDAILVPGGFGERGVEGKILAAQYARENKIPYLGICLGMQVALIEYARNVAGLTDAHSTEFNPETPYPVVGLINEWLDEAGQVEYRHEDSDLGGTMRLGSQLCHLVKGTKVCDVYGSETIYERHRHRYEVNNNYREQISKAGLVFSGLSTDKTLVEVIEIPDHPWFIAGQFHPEFNSTPRDGHPLFESFIAATFEHQKQQSS from the coding sequence ATGACAACTAGATATATTTTTGTTACGGGCGGCGTTGTATCGTCACTTGGTAAAGGTATTGCTGCTGCATCATTAGCTGCAATATTAGAAGCGCGTGGTTTAAAAGTAACCATGTTAAAGCTTGATCCTTATATTAATGTAGACCCAGGGACTATGAGCCCTATTCAGCATGGTGAAGTGTTTGTCACTGAAGACGGGGCAGAAACTGACTTAGACTTAGGCCATTATGAACGTTTTATTCGTACCAAAATGACTAAGCGCAATAACTTTACTACCGGACTGATTTATCAAGATATTCTTGCTCGCGAGCGTCGGGGGGAGTTTTTAGGTGCTACCATTCAGGTCATTCCTCATATTACTAACGATATTAAGCGTCGGGTGATTGAAGGGGCTGAAGGTTATGATGTCGCTATGGTAGAAATCGGCGGCACTGTCGGTGATATTGAGTCACAACCGTTTTTAGAAGCGATCCGTCAATTAGGTACTGAGCTTGGTCGTGAACGTGCGATGTTTATGCATTTAACGTTAGTGCCTTACTTAGCAGCATCGGGTGAAATTAAAACCAAGCCAACCCAGCATTCAGTGAAAGAGTTACGCTCTATCGGTATTTTCCCTGACATTCTTGTTTGTCGAAGCGAAGGGGTTATTCCTGCAAATGAACGAGCGAAAATTGCGTTATTTACTAATGTTGCAGAACGTGCGGTTGTTGCGATGCGTGATGTTGATTCTATTTATAAAATTCCGGCATTATTAAAATCTCAAGGCACAGATGAATTAGTTTGTAAGCGTTTTGGTTTAGATTTACCTGAAGCGGATTTATCTGAATGGGAGCGTGTACTGTATCAGGAAGCGAATCCAAAAGGTGAAGTAGTTATTGGTATGGTGGGTAAGTACATTGAGTTACCAGATGCCTATAAATCAGTGAATGAAGCATTAAAACATGCCGGTTTAAAAAATCAGGTTAATGTGAAAATTCAGTACGTCGATTCTCAAGATATCGAAGCGAAAGGTATCGAAAAATTAGCAAACCTAGATGCTATTTTAGTGCCAGGCGGTTTTGGTGAGCGTGGTGTTGAAGGTAAAATATTAGCTGCACAATATGCTAGAGAAAACAAAATACCGTATTTAGGCATTTGTTTAGGGATGCAGGTAGCGTTAATTGAATACGCCCGAAATGTTGCTGGCTTGACAGACGCACACAGCACTGAATTTAATCCAGAAACGCCGTATCCTGTGGTTGGTTTAATCAATGAATGGCTAGACGAAGCAGGTCAAGTGGAATACCGACACGAAGATTCAGATCTTGGTGGTACTATGCGTTTAGGGTCACAATTGTGCCACTTGGTGAAAGGTACCAAGGTCTGTGACGTATATGGTAGTGAAACAATTTATGAAAGACACCGTCACCGTTATGAGGTAAATAATAACTACCGTGAACAAATCAGCAAGGCTGGTTTAGTGTTTTCGGGACTTTCTACGGACAAAACATTAGTTGAGGTGATTGAAATTCCAGATCATCCATGGTTTATTGCCGGGCAGTTCCATCCTGAGTTTAACTCAACGCCAAGAGATGGACACCCACTATTTGAAAGCTTTATTGCTGCGACATTTGAGCATCAAAAACAGCAATCAAGTTAA
- the eno gene encoding phosphopyruvate hydratase has translation MAKISKVIAREIMDSRGNPTVEADVYLETGAWGRAAAPSGASTGSREALELRDGDKARYLGKGVLKAVAAVNNEIAAALIGKDALAQAEIDQVMIDLDGTENKEKFGANAILAVSLANAKAAAMEKKVQLFEHIADLNGTSGQYSLPLPMMNILNGGEHADNNVDIQEFMIQPVSAANFSEALRMGAEIFHSLKKVLSAKGMNTAVGDEGGFAPNLESNADALAVIKEATEAAGYVLGKDVTLAMDCAASEFYDADKGIYDLKGEGKQFTANEFSDFLASLCDQYPIVSIEDGLDESDWDGFAYQTKLIGDKVQIVGDDLFVTNTKILQRGIENGIANSILIKFNQIGSLTETLAAIRMAKEAGYTAVISHRSGETEDATIADLAVGTAAGQIKTGSLCRSDRVAKYNQLLRIEEFLGDKAIFKGLSEVKGQ, from the coding sequence ATGGCTAAAATTAGTAAAGTTATCGCTCGTGAAATCATGGACTCACGTGGCAACCCAACCGTTGAAGCGGATGTTTATTTAGAAACTGGCGCATGGGGACGTGCCGCTGCGCCATCTGGAGCATCAACAGGTTCACGTGAAGCATTGGAATTACGTGACGGTGATAAAGCCCGTTATTTAGGTAAAGGGGTATTAAAAGCGGTTGCAGCAGTAAATAACGAGATTGCAGCGGCGCTTATCGGTAAAGATGCGTTAGCACAAGCAGAAATTGATCAGGTAATGATCGACTTAGATGGTACAGAAAATAAAGAAAAATTTGGTGCTAACGCCATTTTGGCTGTGTCTTTGGCTAACGCTAAAGCGGCTGCGATGGAAAAGAAAGTACAATTGTTTGAACATATCGCCGACTTAAACGGTACATCAGGCCAGTACTCTTTACCATTGCCGATGATGAATATCTTAAATGGTGGTGAACACGCGGATAACAACGTCGATATTCAAGAGTTTATGATCCAGCCAGTCAGTGCCGCTAATTTTAGTGAAGCGTTACGTATGGGCGCTGAAATCTTCCATTCTTTGAAAAAAGTATTGTCTGCCAAAGGCATGAATACGGCGGTTGGTGATGAAGGTGGTTTTGCACCGAATTTGGAATCAAACGCTGATGCATTAGCGGTGATTAAAGAAGCCACAGAAGCTGCCGGTTATGTCTTAGGTAAAGATGTGACGTTAGCGATGGACTGTGCTGCTTCTGAATTTTACGACGCAGATAAAGGTATTTACGATCTTAAAGGTGAAGGCAAGCAATTTACAGCTAATGAATTTTCAGATTTCTTAGCAAGCTTATGTGACCAATACCCAATCGTGTCAATTGAAGACGGTTTAGATGAGTCTGACTGGGACGGTTTTGCTTATCAAACCAAATTAATTGGCGATAAAGTACAAATTGTTGGTGATGATTTATTTGTCACTAATACTAAGATTTTACAGCGCGGTATTGAAAATGGCATCGCTAACTCTATTTTGATCAAATTCAACCAAATCGGTTCATTAACTGAAACGTTAGCGGCGATTCGTATGGCGAAAGAAGCAGGTTACACCGCGGTTATCTCTCATCGTTCAGGTGAAACAGAAGACGCGACTATTGCTGATTTAGCGGTAGGTACCGCGGCTGGTCAAATCAAAACTGGTTCTTTATGTCGTTCAGACCGTGTTGCTAAGTACAACCAATTGTTACGTATTGAAGAGTTCTTAGGCGACAAAGCCATCTTCAAAGGCTTATCAGAAGTGAAAGGCCAATAA
- a CDS encoding DUF6680 family protein: protein MTISDWVMILSVFSGPIVAVQLTKYLDAKKEKRQRKLDIFKTLMATRSYSTSWDHVMTLNRIDLEFELSQPKEKAVIEAWKQYLDLLNDKTISSEQWGTKRIELFVDLLHKMALVLGYDFDKTHIKNSSYSPMAHGNIDNQQAKIREGIIEILEGKRFVPMKITNRPEQS, encoded by the coding sequence TTGACTATTTCAGATTGGGTAATGATTTTATCTGTATTTTCTGGGCCTATTGTTGCAGTTCAGTTAACTAAGTATTTAGATGCTAAAAAAGAAAAACGTCAGCGTAAATTGGATATATTTAAAACTTTAATGGCTACTAGATCTTACTCAACATCATGGGATCACGTAATGACATTGAACCGTATCGATTTAGAGTTTGAACTTTCACAACCTAAAGAAAAAGCTGTTATTGAAGCTTGGAAACAATACTTAGATTTACTAAATGATAAGACGATCAGCAGTGAGCAATGGGGCACAAAACGTATTGAGTTATTCGTTGATTTACTCCATAAAATGGCTTTAGTTTTGGGCTATGATTTTGATAAAACGCATATCAAAAATTCATCATATTCACCTATGGCGCATGGTAACATTGACAATCAACAAGCAAAAATACGTGAAGGTATTATAGAAATACTTGAAGGTAAACGTTTTGTGCCAATGAAAATAACTAACAGGCCAGAGCAAAGTTAA
- the ftsB gene encoding cell division protein FtsB: protein MRIVSGILLVFLVLLQYRLWFGKNSVPDYIALKDEVVRQQLDNDKLRQRNKLLYADTDDLKSGLEAIEERARKELGMIKQGETFFRIIPNDKQTKG, encoded by the coding sequence ATGCGAATAGTGTCCGGCATTTTGCTGGTGTTTTTGGTGCTGCTGCAATACCGACTATGGTTCGGTAAAAATAGTGTGCCTGACTATATTGCATTGAAAGATGAAGTGGTACGCCAGCAACTGGATAATGACAAGCTCAGGCAGCGGAATAAGTTACTCTATGCTGATACTGATGATTTAAAATCAGGATTGGAAGCGATTGAAGAGCGTGCCCGCAAAGAGTTGGGGATGATCAAACAAGGGGAAACCTTTTTTCGTATTATTCCTAACGATAAACAAACGAAAGGTTAA